One window of Aliarcobacter lanthieri genomic DNA carries:
- a CDS encoding DUF481 domain-containing protein — translation MNNILKILLILSIVFSFSNAVDMDRRLELSYINTSGNTDTSSLSGKLGVNAKFDEREIKAKGSILRSKDNNKKSANKYELSLDYDHMIGDRLYTYLGAFYVNDEFSDYDSRLNIGPGLGYKFIYTDDEVLDLQGGFDYAIDKFDNGKKDEYVASKVELNYKYKIKENIEFKQMLSYLASMEDSKKYFVTSETGVAVKMMDNFSLGASYRLDYVNYTEKKKTDKKFLTSLIFDF, via the coding sequence ATGAATAATATTTTAAAAATTTTATTGATATTGTCAATAGTATTTAGTTTTTCAAATGCAGTTGATATGGATAGAAGATTAGAATTATCGTATATTAATACAAGTGGAAACACTGATACAAGTTCTCTTTCTGGAAAACTTGGAGTAAATGCAAAGTTTGATGAACGAGAAATAAAAGCAAAAGGTTCTATACTAAGAAGTAAAGATAACAATAAAAAATCAGCAAATAAATATGAATTAAGTCTTGATTATGACCATATGATTGGGGATAGATTATATACTTATTTAGGTGCATTTTATGTAAATGATGAATTTTCAGATTATGATTCAAGATTAAATATAGGACCTGGATTAGGATATAAATTTATTTATACTGATGATGAAGTTTTAGATCTTCAAGGTGGATTTGATTATGCTATTGATAAATTTGATAATGGAAAGAAAGATGAATATGTAGCTTCAAAAGTAGAGCTTAATTATAAATATAAAATTAAAGAGAATATTGAATTCAAACAAATGTTAAGTTATCTTGCTTCTATGGAAGATAGTAAAAAATATTTTGTTACAAGTGAAACAGGTGTTGCTGTAAAGATGATGGATAATTTTTCTTTAGGAGCAAGTTATAGATTAGATTATGTAAACTATACAGAAAAAAAGAAAACAGATAAAAAGTTCTTAACATCTTTAATTTTTGATTTTTAA
- a CDS encoding NAD(P)/FAD-dependent oxidoreductase: protein MKNIYDCIVIGAGAAGIFASISCAKNEKKVLLLEKLPKIASKLKATGGGKCNITNTLTQDDFISKFGKNGRFIQSALDEFSQQDLQYFFNSIGVETIARDGFRVFPINHSSTIILEALNKELENQKVEVKTSINIENIKKEEEFFYIKTSNETFISKNIIVATGGLGYPTLGATGDGYNFASNFGHTISKTHPAMMPLFTKEKNFGSCKADTISKAILKVNIPKYKKLKLVGDLIFTSQGLRGPVILDFAREITPILSTYNEVPLLINFIKGKNEEEIFQHLKNEILKNPQDNILQNLETLLASSVANEILNLCEIKTNIRFKQIDGIKREKLIKTLAWTPFTVIGHDGFKQAMITRGGISLKEIDSKTMQSRLIEGLYFCGELVDIDGPCGGYNLQWSFSSGYLAGKLKK from the coding sequence TTGAAAAATATTTATGATTGTATAGTTATTGGTGCTGGAGCTGCTGGAATATTTGCTAGTATAAGTTGTGCAAAAAATGAGAAAAAAGTTTTACTTTTAGAAAAATTACCAAAAATAGCAAGTAAATTGAAAGCAACAGGTGGTGGAAAGTGCAATATTACAAATACATTAACACAAGATGACTTTATATCAAAGTTTGGTAAAAATGGAAGATTTATACAAAGTGCATTAGATGAATTTAGCCAACAAGATTTACAGTATTTTTTTAATTCTATTGGTGTAGAAACCATAGCTAGAGATGGATTTAGAGTATTTCCTATAAATCACAGTTCAACTATTATTTTAGAAGCTTTAAATAAAGAGTTAGAAAATCAAAAAGTGGAAGTAAAAACATCTATAAATATTGAAAACATAAAAAAAGAAGAAGAATTCTTTTATATAAAAACTTCAAATGAAACTTTTATTTCAAAAAATATTATAGTTGCAACTGGAGGGCTTGGATATCCAACTTTAGGAGCAACTGGTGATGGATATAATTTTGCTTCAAATTTTGGACATACTATATCTAAAACTCATCCTGCTATGATGCCACTTTTTACAAAAGAGAAAAATTTTGGTTCTTGTAAAGCTGATACTATTTCAAAAGCTATATTAAAAGTAAATATTCCTAAATATAAAAAATTAAAATTAGTTGGTGATTTGATATTTACGTCACAAGGTCTTAGAGGACCAGTTATTCTTGATTTTGCAAGAGAAATTACTCCTATATTATCTACATATAATGAAGTTCCACTTTTAATAAATTTTATAAAAGGTAAAAATGAAGAAGAGATTTTTCAGCATTTAAAAAATGAAATATTAAAAAATCCACAAGATAATATTTTACAAAATTTAGAAACACTATTAGCTAGTAGTGTAGCAAATGAAATTTTAAATTTATGTGAAATAAAAACAAATATAAGATTTAAACAAATAGATGGAATTAAAAGAGAAAAACTAATAAAAACTTTAGCTTGGACACCTTTTACCGTTATTGGGCATGATGGCTTTAAACAAGCTATGATAACAAGAGGAGGAATAAGTTTAAAAGAGATTGATTCTAAAACTATGCAAAGTCGTTTAATAGAAGGTTTATATTTTTGTGGAGAGCTTGTAGATATTGATGGACCTTGTGGTGGATATAATCTTCAATGGTCTTTTTCAAGTGGATATTTAGCTGGAAAGTTAAAAAAATAG
- a CDS encoding ClbS/DfsB family four-helix bundle protein, which translates to MAVPTNKEELLIAINTNYIKLKKELNDIPVEITNIKELEGHSKNTLMSINNLISYLIGWGELVLKWDKKRQNNQQVDFPETGYKWNQLGKLAQKFYEDYQYDDFNTLIIKLDKVVENILILIQNKSNKELYEVSWYEKWTLGRMIQFNTSSPYTNAKARIRKWKNQSSKKLL; encoded by the coding sequence ATGGCTGTACCTACGAATAAGGAAGAACTCTTAATTGCTATAAATACAAATTATATTAAATTAAAGAAAGAATTAAATGATATCCCTGTAGAAATAACAAATATAAAAGAACTAGAAGGGCATTCAAAAAATACTTTAATGTCTATAAACAATCTTATTTCATATTTAATTGGTTGGGGAGAATTAGTTTTAAAATGGGACAAGAAGAGACAAAATAATCAACAAGTTGATTTTCCAGAAACAGGTTATAAATGGAATCAATTAGGAAAACTTGCACAAAAATTTTATGAAGATTATCAATATGATGATTTTAATACTTTAATTATTAAATTAGATAAAGTAGTTGAAAATATTTTAATACTTATACAAAATAAATCTAATAAAGAACTTTATGAAGTAAGTTGGTATGAGAAATGGACTTTAGGAAGGATGATTCAATTTAATACATCTTCTCCATATACAAATGCTAAAGCAAGAATAAGAAAATGGAAAAATCAAAGTAGCAAAAAGCTACTTTAG
- a CDS encoding polysaccharide deacetylase family protein — translation MYIFLISIFLSLNLFANTDFFSDDIPLEKPKEQKIVLLTFDDGPIKATNNVLKVIKKEDIPITMFFIGSQIEKSKHIYEKALNFSNITIANHTYSHANHKYKKFYSNPLNVVEDIKKANDIISHDRISNSASDFLPVRLAGRNVFRLPDIKINDYAISKEQQEKEMSVYDDLFNEGFYIYGWDIEWEYEFNGQPIQTPEEVLNSMERIYKSKLTTKENKVILLMHDIMFSSHFEGEKNLNTLITLLKNHGWSFESIENY, via the coding sequence GTGTATATTTTTTTAATTTCTATATTTTTGTCTCTCAACTTATTTGCAAATACTGATTTCTTCTCAGATGACATTCCTCTTGAAAAGCCAAAAGAACAGAAGATAGTTCTTCTTACATTTGATGATGGACCAATAAAAGCCACAAATAATGTATTAAAAGTAATTAAGAAAGAAGATATTCCAATTACTATGTTTTTTATTGGTTCACAGATAGAAAAATCAAAACATATTTATGAAAAAGCCTTAAATTTTTCAAATATTACTATTGCAAATCATACATATTCTCATGCAAATCACAAATATAAAAAGTTTTATAGTAATCCTTTAAATGTAGTTGAAGATATAAAAAAAGCAAATGACATAATCTCTCATGATAGAATTTCTAATAGTGCATCAGATTTTTTACCAGTTCGTCTTGCAGGAAGAAATGTATTTAGACTTCCAGATATAAAGATAAATGATTATGCAATTAGCAAAGAACAACAAGAGAAAGAGATGTCAGTATATGATGATCTTTTTAATGAAGGTTTCTATATATATGGATGGGATATTGAATGGGAATATGAATTTAATGGACAACCAATACAAACACCTGAAGAAGTTTTAAATTCTATGGAAAGAATTTATAAAAGTAAATTAACTACTAAAGAAAATAAAGTAATTCTCCTAATGCATGATATTATGTTTTCTAGTCATTTTGAAGGAGAAAAAAATCTCAATACCTTAATTACCCTCTTAAAAAACCATGGGTGGAGTTTTGAAAGTATAGAAAACTATTAA
- a CDS encoding tetrahydrodipicolinate N-succinyltransferase N-terminal domain-containing protein, which produces MVTTKDDFKNLVEDIKRQSWYKEPIAFAIARVNRGILDRNKILEVTYPTINWNENSSSAAIFLNAIKQSGVAVDTTKSEAVFDLSDSFLSYCVESYKPFYEEKDKHKNLQVISTLASLPIESGLNADDFKVVFIFDDSKPQSIETSYLKLYVKYNKKIENINLDGIEDLLTTCAWIDGVPVELDWLRQNEILLKVADKYPKVEFVGKYPRFLKHIIPSENETYSFENLLK; this is translated from the coding sequence ATGGTAACTACGAAAGATGATTTTAAAAATTTAGTTGAAGATATAAAAAGACAAAGTTGGTATAAAGAGCCAATAGCCTTTGCAATAGCTAGAGTAAATAGAGGTATTCTGGATAGAAATAAGATTTTAGAAGTTACATATCCTACTATAAACTGGAACGAAAATAGTTCAAGTGCTGCAATTTTTTTAAATGCTATAAAACAAAGTGGAGTTGCAGTTGATACTACAAAAAGTGAGGCGGTTTTTGATTTAAGCGATAGTTTTTTATCATATTGTGTAGAGAGTTATAAACCATTTTATGAAGAAAAAGATAAACATAAAAATTTACAAGTTATTTCAACTTTAGCGTCTTTACCAATAGAAAGTGGACTTAATGCTGATGATTTTAAAGTTGTATTTATTTTTGACGATTCAAAACCTCAAAGTATTGAAACATCATATTTAAAACTATATGTAAAATACAATAAAAAAATAGAAAATATAAATTTAGATGGAATTGAGGATTTACTTACAACTTGTGCTTGGATAGATGGTGTTCCAGTAGAACTTGACTGGTTAAGACAAAATGAAATTTTATTAAAAGTTGCAGATAAATATCCAAAAGTTGAATTTGTAGGAAAATATCCAAGATTTTTAAAACATATTATTCCTAGTGAAAATGAAACTTATAGTTTCGAAAATCTTCTAAAGTAG
- a CDS encoding primosomal protein N', translating to MNYYELAILKSPLQNLTFQSKEIIDIGSKVLVQLANRKNFIEAVVIKEVEKPEFECSNILEICDEFYSSFMLELAIFISKYYVCSLGYALSIFQAFNKNIKDENIDIKIDSKIELSNFQQKAKDFLDEKRQALLFASTGAGKTEIYIKTIEETIKNNSQAILLMPEISLTPQMQKRLEKVFGNSIAIWHSKITTKKKKEILIGLQNGSIKLIAGARSALFLPYTNLQLIIVDEEHDDSYKSDQTPRYNAKDLSIYIAKKYEIRLVLGSATPSIGSFHKIPYFNLDKTFFETKKEYIFEANSQTISLKSLAKIDSTLKSGNQVIVFLPTRANFKHQICFDCGKSVECPFCSVSMSLHKNDLALKCHYCGYTQKIPEFCPSCKTGIIRNHRVGTAQIQEELEANFPNINIKRFDKDEIKSEKVLKNTLKDFNDNKIDILVGTQMLSKGHDYHNVKLAVVLGIDFVLNMNSYKAREKALSLLIQISGRSGRSGFGEVIIETKNEDFFKYYLEESNYLEFLQSEMEFRKDLYPPFVKLARIVFSNKNGLKVKEETLEVVNLFKTIQDIEVIGFGECAIFKIANKYRYEILLRSNNTKALLNALHSIKSSDASIDMDTIY from the coding sequence ATGAATTATTATGAATTAGCTATATTAAAATCTCCTCTACAAAATCTTACTTTTCAAAGTAAGGAAATTATTGATATTGGTTCAAAAGTTTTAGTTCAATTAGCAAATAGAAAAAATTTTATTGAGGCAGTTGTTATAAAAGAGGTTGAAAAACCAGAGTTTGAATGTAGCAATATTTTAGAAATTTGTGATGAGTTTTACTCTTCTTTTATGCTTGAACTTGCAATTTTTATATCAAAGTATTATGTTTGCTCTCTTGGTTATGCTTTGAGTATTTTTCAAGCTTTTAATAAAAATATTAAAGATGAGAATATTGATATAAAAATTGATAGTAAAATAGAATTATCAAATTTTCAACAAAAAGCAAAAGATTTTTTAGATGAGAAAAGGCAAGCTTTACTTTTTGCTTCTACTGGAGCTGGAAAAACTGAAATATATATAAAAACTATAGAAGAAACTATAAAAAATAATTCTCAAGCTATACTTTTAATGCCTGAAATATCCTTAACTCCACAAATGCAAAAAAGACTAGAAAAAGTTTTTGGAAATTCTATTGCTATTTGGCATTCAAAGATAACTACTAAAAAGAAAAAAGAGATACTTATTGGACTTCAAAATGGAAGTATAAAATTAATAGCTGGTGCTAGATCAGCACTTTTTTTACCATATACAAACTTACAATTAATAATTGTAGATGAAGAACATGATGATTCATATAAAAGTGATCAAACTCCAAGATATAATGCAAAAGATTTGAGTATCTATATAGCTAAAAAGTATGAGATAAGGCTTGTTCTAGGAAGTGCAACACCATCTATTGGCTCTTTTCATAAAATACCTTATTTTAATCTTGATAAGACATTTTTTGAAACAAAAAAAGAGTATATTTTTGAAGCAAATTCTCAAACAATTAGCCTAAAAAGTTTAGCTAAAATAGATAGTACTTTAAAAAGTGGAAATCAAGTAATAGTATTTTTACCAACACGAGCAAATTTTAAACATCAAATATGTTTTGATTGTGGAAAAAGTGTTGAATGTCCATTTTGTAGTGTTTCTATGAGTTTACATAAAAATGATTTAGCTTTGAAATGCCACTATTGTGGATATACTCAAAAAATACCAGAGTTTTGTCCCTCTTGTAAAACTGGGATTATCAGAAATCATAGAGTAGGAACTGCACAAATACAAGAAGAATTAGAAGCAAATTTTCCAAATATTAATATAAAAAGATTTGATAAAGATGAGATAAAAAGTGAGAAGGTTTTAAAAAATACTCTAAAAGATTTTAATGATAATAAAATAGATATTTTAGTTGGAACTCAAATGCTTTCAAAAGGACATGATTATCATAATGTAAAGTTAGCAGTTGTTTTAGGCATAGATTTTGTTTTAAATATGAATTCATATAAAGCAAGAGAAAAAGCTTTATCTTTACTTATTCAAATATCAGGGCGTAGTGGAAGAAGTGGATTTGGAGAAGTGATAATCGAGACAAAAAATGAAGATTTCTTCAAATACTATTTAGAAGAATCAAACTATTTAGAGTTTTTACAAAGTGAAATGGAATTCAGAAAAGATTTATATCCACCTTTTGTAAAACTTGCACGAATAGTTTTTTCAAATAAAAATGGTTTAAAAGTAAAAGAAGAAACTTTAGAAGTTGTAAATTTATTTAAAACTATACAGGATATTGAAGTAATAGGTTTTGGAGAGTGTGCTATTTTTAAAATAGCAAATAAATATAGATATGAAATTTTACTTCGTTCAAACAATACAAAAGCACTATTAAACGCATTGCACTCTATAAAATCAAGTGATGCTTCAATAGATATGGATACTATTTATTAA
- a CDS encoding DUF808 family protein — MSGILGYLSILADDIGSLAGKTMATTAKSLATSLDDIGLLFDDIATYTKLASVKSSGLLVDDLAAIANFTNETTSQILKKELENAKTVEELQDNIKKLDENSKKEVISELENIRNIAILEAKRKAAQRELPIVYKIAKGSFINKFIIIPVVLILSYLAPWAISPILIIGGVYLAYEGVESILEKFFHHKNHRENSSKNEISNEKFEDEKVKSAVKTDFILSFEIIVISLSLLDNSDFITKLFVLISVGILTTIFVYGIVAFIIKLDDIGFYLQGKKSLYLKKIGNTCVKAMPHIIKIIGILGTIAMLAVGGGIIAHETLILKSFDNILTSIPLGSFFSDIILGAIVGYITILIIQSSFKLFKIK, encoded by the coding sequence ATGTCTGGGATACTGGGATATTTATCTATTTTAGCAGATGATATAGGCTCTCTTGCAGGTAAAACTATGGCAACAACAGCAAAATCACTTGCAACTTCACTCGATGATATCGGACTTCTTTTTGATGATATTGCAACTTATACAAAACTTGCTAGTGTTAAATCAAGTGGGCTTTTAGTTGATGATTTAGCTGCTATTGCAAATTTTACAAATGAAACAACTTCTCAAATTCTAAAAAAAGAGTTAGAAAATGCAAAAACAGTTGAAGAGTTACAAGATAATATAAAGAAATTAGATGAGAATTCTAAAAAAGAAGTAATTAGTGAATTAGAAAATATAAGAAATATAGCAATACTTGAAGCAAAAAGAAAAGCAGCACAAAGAGAACTTCCTATAGTTTATAAAATTGCAAAAGGAAGTTTTATAAATAAATTTATCATTATTCCAGTTGTTTTAATTTTAAGTTATCTTGCGCCTTGGGCAATATCTCCTATATTAATAATTGGTGGAGTTTATTTAGCTTATGAAGGTGTAGAAAGTATCTTAGAAAAATTCTTTCACCATAAAAACCATCGTGAAAATAGTAGTAAAAATGAAATTTCAAATGAAAAATTTGAAGATGAAAAAGTAAAAAGTGCAGTTAAAACAGATTTTATACTATCTTTTGAAATAATTGTTATTAGCCTAAGTTTACTTGACAATAGTGATTTTATAACTAAACTTTTTGTTTTAATTAGCGTTGGTATTTTAACAACAATTTTTGTATATGGAATAGTTGCATTTATAATAAAACTAGATGATATAGGATTTTACTTACAAGGTAAAAAGAGTTTATATTTAAAAAAGATAGGAAATACTTGTGTAAAAGCTATGCCACATATTATAAAAATTATAGGGATTTTAGGAACTATTGCAATGCTTGCTGTTGGTGGTGGAATAATTGCTCATGAAACACTTATTTTAAAATCATTTGATAATATTTTAACAAGTATTCCTCTTGGAAGTTTTTTTAGTGATATTATTTTGGGAGCAATTGTAGGGTATATTACTATACTAATCATACAATCATCTTTTAAACTATTTAAAATTAAGTAA
- a CDS encoding ABC-F family ATP-binding cassette domain-containing protein, which produces MIELVNIRKSYPTQDLYQDLNLRLNKGDKVGLVGRNGTGKSTLFKLILGEEQPDSGEVATPKNYKIGALKQYFDFTEKTLLDETALALNEDDKYNIYKAEKILFGLGFSDEDLQKEPKSFSGGYQIRINLAKLLLTEPNMLLLDEPTNYLDILSIRWLREFLKSFDGEVILITHDRDFMNSVCTHTMGIIRKNAFIIPGNTEKFFEQLSANEEHYEKQKIAQEKKIKDLEEFIAKNKARAATATLAQSKVKILEKMDILEDLDYDKDLKFDFNYKDTSAKFLLEVKDVSFGYTKENLLFKDITFALSRGETLGIIGKNGKGKSTLLNVLAGELKALSGNIDFHPSTVFGHFGQTNINHLNMNNTIMDEIHSVNVKLPESTIRNICGIMMFSGDNAKKKISLLSGGEKSRVMLGKIIAKDVNLLFLDEPTNHLDIESIEALTNAIKEFAGSSIIVTHSEELLRKVCDRLIVFTNDGADYFNGTYDEFLEKIGWNDDIDDKKSVKKEIKSDKPKINKKESKKLRAELVAKKSQDLKPLKAKIEELENLASTLFGVDKTKVENEILEFMQKIEIINSEFEEKMSELS; this is translated from the coding sequence ATGATAGAGCTAGTAAATATAAGAAAATCATACCCAACACAAGACTTATATCAAGATTTAAACTTACGATTAAATAAGGGTGATAAAGTTGGATTAGTTGGTAGAAATGGTACAGGAAAATCAACACTTTTTAAACTAATTTTAGGTGAAGAACAACCAGATAGCGGAGAAGTGGCAACACCAAAAAACTATAAAATAGGTGCGTTAAAACAATATTTTGATTTTACAGAAAAAACTTTACTTGATGAAACAGCATTGGCTTTGAATGAAGATGATAAATATAATATTTATAAGGCTGAAAAAATATTATTTGGATTAGGTTTTAGTGATGAAGATTTACAAAAAGAACCAAAAAGTTTTTCTGGTGGTTATCAAATACGAATAAATTTAGCAAAATTACTTTTAACTGAACCAAATATGCTGCTTCTTGATGAACCTACAAACTACTTGGATATTTTATCTATTAGATGGCTTAGAGAGTTTCTAAAAAGTTTTGATGGAGAAGTTATCCTTATAACACATGATAGAGATTTTATGAATAGTGTTTGTACACATACTATGGGAATTATTAGAAAAAATGCTTTTATAATTCCAGGAAATACAGAGAAGTTTTTTGAACAGCTTTCTGCAAATGAAGAACACTATGAAAAACAAAAAATTGCTCAAGAGAAAAAAATAAAAGATCTTGAAGAGTTTATTGCTAAAAATAAAGCAAGAGCAGCAACAGCAACTTTAGCCCAATCAAAAGTAAAAATACTTGAAAAAATGGATATCTTAGAAGATTTAGATTATGACAAAGATTTAAAATTTGATTTTAACTATAAAGATACAAGTGCAAAATTTTTACTTGAAGTAAAAGATGTAAGTTTTGGATATACAAAAGAAAACTTACTTTTTAAAGATATAACTTTTGCATTAAGTCGTGGTGAAACTTTAGGAATTATTGGTAAAAATGGAAAAGGTAAATCAACACTTCTAAATGTACTTGCAGGTGAATTAAAAGCTTTAAGTGGAAATATAGATTTTCATCCAAGTACAGTTTTTGGGCATTTTGGACAAACAAATATAAATCATTTGAATATGAATAATACAATTATGGATGAAATTCACTCTGTAAATGTAAAGTTACCTGAATCAACAATAAGAAATATTTGTGGAATTATGATGTTTAGTGGTGATAATGCAAAGAAAAAGATTTCTCTTCTATCTGGAGGAGAAAAAAGTAGGGTAATGCTAGGAAAAATAATAGCAAAAGATGTAAATCTACTTTTCCTTGATGAACCTACAAACCACCTTGATATTGAGTCTATTGAAGCACTTACAAATGCTATAAAAGAGTTTGCTGGTTCAAGTATCATTGTAACTCACAGTGAAGAATTACTTAGAAAAGTTTGTGATAGATTGATAGTATTTACAAATGATGGAGCAGATTATTTTAATGGAACTTATGATGAATTTTTAGAAAAAATTGGTTGGAATGATGATATTGATGATAAAAAATCAGTAAAAAAAGAGATTAAAAGTGATAAACCAAAGATAAATAAAAAAGAGAGTAAAAAACTAAGAGCTGAATTAGTAGCTAAAAAAAGTCAAGATTTAAAACCTTTAAAAGCTAAAATTGAAGAATTGGAAAACCTTGCTTCTACACTTTTTGGAGTTGATAAAACAAAAGTAGAAAATGAAATCTTAGAATTTATGCAAAAAATAGAGATTATAAATAGTGAATTTGAAGAAAAAATGAGTGAATTATCATAA
- a CDS encoding tetratricopeptide repeat protein translates to MKNIILSSLLILTLTSCSNKDVNKKEELKINTQSQLAAIMIKRAQEGDMKSQNNLGTMYAKGFGIEEDFEKAVFWWEKAATQGDVIAQNNLGFIYYNGENNIEQDYQKSKHWLEKACENGSEISCDKYKSILKKDKNKN, encoded by the coding sequence ATGAAAAATATTATCTTAAGTTCTTTACTAATATTAACTTTAACATCATGTTCAAATAAAGATGTTAATAAAAAAGAAGAGCTTAAGATAAATACTCAATCTCAACTTGCTGCTATTATGATAAAAAGAGCACAAGAAGGAGATATGAAATCTCAAAATAATCTTGGAACAATGTATGCAAAAGGTTTTGGCATTGAAGAAGATTTTGAAAAGGCTGTTTTTTGGTGGGAAAAAGCTGCTACTCAAGGAGATGTTATTGCTCAAAATAATTTGGGATTTATATATTATAATGGAGAAAATAATATAGAACAAGATTATCAAAAATCTAAACATTGGCTGGAAAAAGCTTGTGAAAATGGAAGTGAAATATCTTGTGATAAATATAAATCTATTCTCAAAAAAGATAAAAATAAAAATTAG
- a CDS encoding pyridoxamine 5'-phosphate oxidase family protein, whose protein sequence is MRRAEFDVKDENSINEVLEACEYGTLSLINNGKPYCIALNFVYFQGSIYFHGSNEGKKIDTIKENPNGSFLVVQPYSTIPSYFFDTVAACPATQFFASVLLEGILSFIENGDEKAKVLNALMKKLQKDGGYEEIAYDKAMYTKMLDKVTIIRLNPQNISCKIKVGQNLNDEKRDKLTQKLENRASNIDMHTIKQMKFYNKQ, encoded by the coding sequence ATGAGAAGAGCAGAATTTGATGTAAAAGATGAAAATAGTATAAATGAAGTTTTGGAAGCTTGTGAATATGGAACTTTAAGTTTAATAAATAATGGTAAACCATATTGTATAGCTTTAAATTTTGTATATTTTCAAGGCTCTATATACTTTCATGGAAGTAATGAAGGTAAAAAAATAGATACTATTAAAGAGAACCCAAATGGTTCTTTTTTGGTTGTACAGCCATATTCTACTATTCCATCATATTTTTTTGATACAGTTGCTGCTTGTCCTGCAACTCAATTTTTTGCTTCAGTTTTACTTGAAGGAATTTTGAGTTTTATAGAAAATGGTGATGAAAAAGCAAAAGTTTTAAATGCTTTGATGAAAAAATTGCAAAAAGATGGTGGTTATGAAGAAATAGCTTATGATAAGGCAATGTACACAAAAATGTTGGATAAAGTTACTATTATTAGGTTAAATCCACAAAATATATCTTGTAAAATAAAAGTAGGGCAAAACTTAAATGATGAAAAAAGAGATAAACTCACTCAGAAATTAGAAAATAGAGCTTCAAATATAGATATGCATACTATCAAACAGATGAAGTTTTATAACAAACAATAA
- a CDS encoding MOSC domain-containing protein, protein MSKKISTILYIKVGNVTVTKLENQKREELVSGIKKYPVSKAFLTKTGFVDDFQADLLHHGGENKALFLFSKLTYQNINSHFNNIFDISNMAYFGENLILDKICEKDICIGDILQIGDTQVQITQPRQPCWKLSANTEKKNMTKFIFESGFTGFYAKVLKEGNITKEDDVFLQSRLNPTLTIEKLNKIIVNPMIDENLTLETLNCKELGYQFKNSLQKRYDLGDKDEQFSYYHT, encoded by the coding sequence ATGTCAAAAAAAATATCAACTATTTTATATATAAAAGTAGGAAATGTAACTGTCACAAAACTTGAAAATCAAAAAAGAGAAGAGCTTGTCTCTGGTATAAAAAAATATCCGGTTTCAAAAGCATTTCTTACTAAAACTGGATTTGTTGATGATTTTCAAGCTGATTTACTTCATCATGGTGGAGAAAATAAAGCACTATTTTTATTTTCAAAACTAACATATCAAAATATAAATTCACATTTCAATAATATTTTTGATATATCTAATATGGCATATTTTGGAGAGAATTTAATACTTGATAAAATTTGTGAAAAAGATATTTGTATTGGAGATATATTACAAATTGGTGATACACAAGTACAAATTACACAACCAAGACAACCTTGCTGGAAACTTAGTGCAAATACAGAAAAAAAGAATATGACAAAATTTATTTTTGAAAGTGGATTTACAGGATTTTATGCAAAGGTTTTAAAAGAAGGTAATATAACAAAAGAAGATGATGTTTTCTTACAAAGTAGGCTTAATCCAACATTAACTATTGAAAAGCTAAATAAAATTATAGTAAATCCAATGATTGATGAAAATTTGACTTTAGAAACTTTAAATTGTAAAGAGTTAGGATATCAGTTTAAAAACTCTTTACAAAAAAGATATGATTTAGGTGATAAAGATGAGCAATTTAGTTATTATCACACATAA